The Bacillota bacterium DNA window CTGTTAGTCCTGCTTGGAGTATTAATAGTACTATCTTGGATATTGTGGCTGACACCATCCGGGACCCGAATCCGCAATTTGATGTTGCTGCGCACCCCGGTGCTAGGATCTTTGATTCTGCGTTTTCATTTAGCCCGTACCTGCCATGTCCTTAGTCTTTGCCTGGGCTGTGGTATACCGCTTCTTACCGCTTTAAGTATTGCCGAACAGGCAGCCCTTATTCAAACCCTGTCAGATGAGATAAAGCAGCTCAGAGCTGGCAGTCAACTAGGTCTGAGCCTTACCAGTCAGTTGCGTACCATTAAAGCTGTTCCCAGTTTTCTTGTTCAAATGGTCCGGGTCGGAGAAGAAACAGGGTGCATGCCGGAAATGCTGCAACAAGTAGGGAATATCTTGGGCAATGACGTTCGCCATTCACTGACCATACTGGTTGCCTGGCTGGAGCCGCTGCTCATTGTTACCGCCGGAGTTGTGGTTGCTGTTGCTGTTTTAGGGATCCTGCTGCCGCTGCTGACCTTGGTCGACGCTCTGGCCTAAATATCACTTAATTTTGACCGAGGAGGGTGTTCATGCTAGCTGCTATCCACCAAGATGAACGAGGTTTAACCTTAATTGAACTGCTAGTAGCAGTGTTAATACTGGGTCTATTTGCCGGGCTGGCTGCACCGCGCTTAGTAAGTGCCTGGGATAATGCTAAGACATCCGCCTGTAAATCCAACTTGAAGCAAATCGAAGCGGCGCTAGAACTCTATTATTTTGAGCAGAACGAATATCCTAGCCAGCTTCAAGACAAAGACGGGCTTAATTTGGAGCTGAAGAGTCTCCCCGCCTGTCCTCAGAGCGGACAGTCATACAACTATACGAAGACAGACAAAGGGTATGAGCTTAAATGTGATAAACATCATTTCGTTATCACCGAAACCGAAGTGGATTTTAGCGGCAGTGACAGCTCTTAGGGGTTGGGGTAGAGGGGCCAAGTATATGTTATCGAAGTCATCTGGTTGCCAGTTAGTTGCGGTGGTTCTCTGCCTAGGTCTCTATCACCTTGCTTTGGGCTTGACCGGGAGTGACAATGCCTGCCTTTGCCGTGCCTTAATCTTAGGCTTTGTCTTTATCGCTGCAGCTTTTATTGACATGGCCACTTACACACTTCCTAATCTTCTCACCTTGGGCGGGGCGGTGCTGGGATTGCTGCTGCCGGGAGGCGATTTCATTGACTCTGCTAAAGGCGGTTTAGCCGCGGCAACCATCATGGGCTCCATCGCCGCTATCAGCCGGGGCGGTATTGGTGGAGGAGACATCAAACTAGCTTTAGCCATGGGCACATTTTTGGGCTGGCCGT harbors:
- a CDS encoding prepilin-type N-terminal cleavage/methylation domain-containing protein, with the protein product MLAAIHQDERGLTLIELLVAVLILGLFAGLAAPRLVSAWDNAKTSACKSNLKQIEAALELYYFEQNEYPSQLQDKDGLNLELKSLPACPQSGQSYNYTKTDKGYELKCDKHHFVITETEVDFSGSDSS
- a CDS encoding prepilin peptidase — its product is MLSKSSGCQLVAVVLCLGLYHLALGLTGSDNACLCRALILGFVFIAAAFIDMATYTLPNLLTLGGAVLGLLLPGGDFIDSAKGGLAAATIMGSIAAISRGGIGGGDIKLALAMGTFLGWPLVVPALGLSFWFGGSMGLILILARVKKRTDPIPFGPFLALGTLVARLWGQELVKWYLTVMWKRL